A single window of Pseudomonadota bacterium DNA harbors:
- a CDS encoding glycosyltransferase family 4 protein, with amino-acid sequence MSTPTHSPSAQPALELLTYSALYPNSLQPRHGIFVAQRLKQLVQDCAARSRVVAPVPWFPSTAKAFGQYGVYASVPRQEQADGMQVYHPRFPVLPKVSWHVAPWLMYRATRNLVADLHRVQPFDVIDAHFFYPDGVAAVMLGRELGLPVTITARGSDITEMLNFALPRRWILWAAEHAQALVTVCSALRDRLMEVGVAGEKITVLRNGVDLDRFAPVDRASARAALGVDGPMLLSVGNLIELKGHHLILEALRQLPDHRLFIIGSGPDRQALEKLARKLGVDQRTRFVGLVPQAELRNYYGAADALILASSREGWANVLLEAMACGTPVVATRVWGTPEVVAAPAAGVLIDERSGAGIADGVRRLFENAPARADTRAYAENFSWQDTSRGQMEVFARARQLMP; translated from the coding sequence ATGTCGACGCCCACGCACTCACCGTCCGCCCAACCAGCGCTCGAACTTTTGACCTATTCCGCGCTGTATCCCAATTCACTGCAGCCGCGCCACGGCATCTTCGTTGCTCAACGCCTCAAACAGCTTGTGCAGGACTGCGCGGCGCGCAGTCGGGTGGTCGCGCCCGTGCCGTGGTTCCCGAGCACCGCGAAGGCCTTTGGTCAGTATGGTGTGTATGCCTCGGTACCTCGCCAGGAACAAGCCGACGGCATGCAGGTTTACCACCCGCGCTTTCCGGTGCTCCCTAAAGTGAGTTGGCACGTCGCGCCGTGGCTCATGTATCGCGCAACCCGCAACCTGGTTGCCGATCTGCACCGCGTCCAGCCCTTCGATGTCATAGACGCGCACTTTTTTTATCCTGACGGTGTGGCGGCCGTGATGCTGGGTCGTGAACTCGGACTGCCGGTCACCATTACCGCGCGCGGCAGCGATATTACCGAAATGCTGAATTTTGCCCTGCCGCGACGCTGGATCCTGTGGGCGGCCGAGCATGCGCAGGCCCTCGTGACGGTGTGCTCGGCGCTGCGGGACCGACTCATGGAAGTCGGCGTGGCGGGCGAGAAAATCACCGTATTGCGCAACGGTGTCGACCTCGACCGCTTTGCGCCCGTCGACCGCGCCAGCGCGCGTGCCGCGCTCGGCGTCGACGGGCCCATGTTGTTGTCGGTCGGGAACCTGATTGAACTCAAGGGCCATCACCTGATCCTCGAAGCGTTGCGGCAACTGCCAGACCATCGGCTTTTCATCATAGGTAGCGGGCCCGACAGGCAGGCGCTGGAAAAGCTCGCGCGTAAACTCGGCGTCGACCAACGCACCCGTTTCGTGGGATTGGTTCCTCAGGCCGAACTGCGAAATTATTACGGCGCCGCCGATGCCTTGATTCTTGCCTCGAGCCGTGAGGGATGGGCGAATGTGCTGCTGGAAGCCATGGCCTGTGGCACACCCGTCGTTGCGACACGGGTATGGGGCACGCCCGAAGTGGTGGCGGCGCCCGCCGCCGGTGTGCTGATCGATGAGCGCTCAGGTGCGGGCATCGCGGACGGCGTGCGTCGTCTGTTCGAAAACGCGCCGGCGCGTGCCGATACGCGCGCCTACGCCGAGAATTTCAGTTGGCAAGACACCAGCCGCGGGCAAATGGAAGTGTTCGCGCGCGCCCGTCAGCTCATGCCCTGA
- a CDS encoding polysaccharide deacetylase family protein gives MTIDILGLTCRLALHSFSVLESRLSIVMFHSVLDAPDPLRRDSPGIAEFDAQIRWLSGSFRILPLREATEKLWAGRLPARALCITFDDGYRDNVVNALPVLLKYQVPATFFVTTRYTHGGMMWNDRVIEAIRAWPHDTIEMASFGLEDVALGEDRHDAALRMLGRIKYLPYDEREAVTTELLARSGARPARMMMDDAEIRDLHRAGMEIGGHTGDSPDPVRPGRSTRSAGNHRQQVAARDHPRRTHRLLRLPQRPPTNGFRCATHRHAARQRICARGNHRGRHIQRRHQSLAVAALHTLGLEALAIPGADAQELFRGRRTTARHADSRTAMNTPRHARRA, from the coding sequence ATGACCATCGACATTCTAGGACTCACCTGCAGGCTGGCGCTGCACTCGTTTTCAGTGCTCGAGTCGCGTCTGTCCATCGTGATGTTCCACAGCGTTCTCGATGCGCCAGACCCGTTGCGCAGGGACTCGCCCGGGATTGCCGAATTCGACGCCCAGATCCGTTGGCTGAGCGGCAGCTTCCGGATTTTGCCGCTGCGCGAGGCCACCGAAAAGCTGTGGGCAGGACGATTACCGGCTCGCGCGCTGTGCATCACCTTCGACGACGGCTATCGCGACAATGTCGTCAATGCTTTGCCGGTGCTGCTCAAGTACCAGGTGCCGGCGACGTTTTTCGTGACCACCCGCTATACGCACGGGGGCATGATGTGGAACGACCGCGTGATCGAGGCCATCAGGGCCTGGCCGCACGACACCATCGAGATGGCGAGCTTTGGGTTGGAAGATGTTGCGCTGGGGGAAGACCGTCACGATGCAGCGCTGAGGATGCTTGGCCGTATCAAATACCTGCCCTACGATGAGCGCGAAGCAGTCACGACCGAACTACTGGCGCGCAGTGGTGCGCGTCCGGCGCGGATGATGATGGACGACGCGGAGATTCGCGACTTGCATCGTGCCGGCATGGAAATCGGCGGCCATACCGGTGACTCACCCGATCCTGTGCGCCCTGGACGATCAACGCGTTCGGCAGGAAATCATCGACAACAAGTCGCAGCTCGAGACCATCCTCGGCGAACGCATCGACTCCTTCGCCTACCCCAACGGCCGCCCACAAACGGATTTCGCTGCGCGACACATCGCCATGCTGCGCGACAGCGGATATGTGCGCGCGGTAACCACCGCGGCAGGCACATCCAACGCCGCCACCAATCCCTGGCAGTTGCCGCGCTACACACCTTGGGACTTGAGGCACTGGCGATACCTGGGGCAGATGCTCAAGAACTATTTCGTGGCCGGAGAACAACTGCCCGGCACGCCGACAGCCGCACCGCGATGAACACACCGCGCCACGCCCGGCGCGCATGA
- the asnB gene encoding asparagine synthase (glutamine-hydrolyzing), which produces MCGIVGVHYFDRARRVSPDVLRMMNDQIVHRGPDDEGQACFGHTGIGMRRLSIIDLGGGHQPIFSPSGQQAIVFNGEAFNFQERREELLKAGHQFTTHSDTEVVLHLYLAHDTDFIDYINGMFGLAIWDATKERLLIARDRLGIKPLYYYLDGEKLVYGSEIKSLLAHPDIGRSLDVDSLRLYLQYGFSPAPHTLLRGIRKLPPGHMLLTTETGVEIKKYWDVSYADKLRGSADEIAAELYDLLRSSVRYRMIADVPLGAFLSGGMDSSSIIHIMRDLGTQDISTYNIGYGSAFAEHDESSEARDIARHYGTRHHEILAEPDVRNLFPKLIRYMDEPIADSSFVVTYLVSQLARESVKVILSGVGGDELFGGYRRYFNIGLNRWWQRLPRALRQGLIAPLFSALPEDRNNRVLNYVRLAKGFIRTAEQPPAQQYGAMMQVLAPGMLAPSLAASHDVLQPFTDTLADCDASGILDRIMYVDLKTSLPEQLLLLTDKMSMACSLEVRVPYLDYRVVEFAARIPEDLKIRGMQLRHIQRRTFKDRLPDAVLNRRKRGFGAPVGAWLRGELREMLEDLLSTARLERQGLFNTSQVRALVDGHMERRIDGTDGLLALLTFQLWQEEFLAL; this is translated from the coding sequence ATGTGCGGCATAGTCGGCGTCCATTACTTCGACCGCGCGCGGCGCGTCAGCCCGGACGTGCTGCGCATGATGAACGATCAGATCGTGCATCGCGGGCCCGATGACGAAGGCCAGGCGTGTTTTGGCCACACCGGCATTGGCATGCGCCGCCTGTCGATCATCGATCTTGGCGGCGGACACCAGCCGATATTCTCACCGTCGGGGCAACAAGCCATCGTATTCAATGGCGAAGCGTTCAATTTCCAGGAGCGCCGCGAGGAGCTGCTCAAAGCAGGACATCAATTCACGACGCACAGCGATACCGAGGTCGTTCTGCATCTCTACCTCGCCCACGACACCGACTTCATCGATTACATCAATGGCATGTTCGGGCTGGCGATCTGGGATGCGACCAAGGAGCGGCTGCTCATTGCCCGCGACCGGCTCGGCATCAAGCCGCTTTACTACTACCTGGACGGCGAGAAACTCGTCTACGGCTCGGAAATAAAATCACTGCTGGCGCACCCCGACATCGGCCGTTCGCTGGATGTCGACAGCCTGCGCCTGTACCTGCAGTACGGCTTCTCGCCCGCGCCGCACACCCTGTTGCGCGGCATTCGCAAGCTGCCGCCGGGCCACATGCTGCTGACCACCGAGACCGGCGTCGAGATCAAGAAATACTGGGATGTCTCCTACGCGGACAAGCTGCGCGGCAGCGCCGACGAGATAGCCGCCGAACTCTACGACCTGCTGCGCAGTTCGGTGCGCTACCGCATGATCGCCGACGTGCCGTTGGGCGCCTTCCTCAGCGGCGGCATGGATTCGAGCAGCATCATCCATATCATGCGCGACCTCGGCACGCAGGACATCAGCACCTACAACATCGGCTATGGAAGCGCGTTCGCCGAACACGACGAATCATCGGAAGCGCGCGACATCGCCCGGCACTACGGCACGCGGCATCACGAGATCCTGGCCGAACCTGACGTGCGCAACCTGTTTCCGAAGCTCATCCGTTACATGGACGAGCCGATCGCCGATTCGTCGTTCGTCGTCACCTACCTCGTGTCGCAATTGGCGCGCGAATCGGTGAAAGTCATCCTGTCCGGCGTGGGCGGCGATGAACTGTTCGGCGGCTATCGCCGATATTTCAACATCGGGCTCAACCGCTGGTGGCAACGCTTGCCGCGTGCACTGCGTCAAGGGCTGATCGCACCGCTGTTCTCCGCCCTGCCCGAGGATCGCAACAACCGGGTCCTGAACTACGTGCGTCTGGCCAAGGGTTTCATACGCACGGCGGAGCAGCCGCCGGCCCAGCAGTACGGCGCGATGATGCAGGTGCTGGCGCCCGGCATGCTGGCCCCCTCCCTCGCCGCCTCCCATGACGTGCTCCAGCCTTTCACCGACACGCTCGCCGATTGCGACGCCAGCGGGATCCTGGACCGCATCATGTACGTCGATCTCAAAACCTCCCTGCCGGAGCAGTTGCTGCTGTTGACCGACAAGATGTCGATGGCGTGTTCACTCGAAGTGCGGGTGCCCTACCTTGATTACCGTGTCGTGGAATTTGCGGCGCGAATTCCCGAGGATTTGAAGATCCGCGGCATGCAGTTGCGCCACATCCAGCGGCGCACCTTCAAGGACCGCCTGCCCGATGCCGTGCTCAATCGACGCAAACGAGGTTTCGGCGCGCCGGTCGGCGCGTGGCTGCGCGGCGAACTGCGGGAGATGCTCGAGGATCTGCTGTCCACCGCGCGACTGGAGCGCCAGGGCTTGTTCAATACCAGCCAGGTCCGGGCGCTGGTCGACGGCCACATGGAACGACGTATCGATGGCACCGATGGTCTGTTGGCCTTGCTGACGTTCCAGCTATGGCAGGAGGAATTCCTCGCGCTCTGA
- a CDS encoding asparagine synthase — protein MEAQLREEMVGARRSALKAEVVFADGTGSALAHAQGQMLVLRAGAVRAHLWRPRGEARAGDGAELQRCADACQARGAVDIAAFGGAFVLLLSDERDGAFMLANDRLGICPVYYVAGNDRLCFASDADALAGCHDFHREFDPQAIYDYVFFHCIPSPRTIYRGMRKLEPASVLSGNGANVDVQPYWMPHFASFDRAPGEQAAALVECLSAAVGARIQPASGAFLSGGLDSSTVAGLLAGHEAGARTFTIGFDADGYDESGYARIAARHFGTVHHEYFVTPKDVCESLPGIASSYGEPFGNSSVIPTFHCARFAREHGIETMLAGDGGDELFAGNTRYVDQNVFERYFKVPAVLRGFLELGYRLLPVLSRLPVAGKGARYIEQAKMGLPDRLQSYNFLNRFDPHNVFESDWLSAIDRQSPWKAWRARYQAPLEADALQRMLYLDWKFTLADNDLVKVSRMCDLAGVEVCYPMLDTAVLELSTAISSATLLAGGRLRGFYKSAFDSFLPGEIITKKKHGFGLPFGVWMRNDLGLQALVADAFAGMRKRAIFAPRFLDDALRLFREDAAGYYGELVWIVTMLEMWLASHE, from the coding sequence GTGGAAGCGCAGTTGCGTGAGGAGATGGTCGGGGCGCGCCGCAGTGCGTTGAAAGCCGAGGTGGTATTTGCCGACGGCACCGGCAGTGCGCTTGCTCATGCGCAGGGCCAGATGCTGGTACTGCGGGCCGGAGCGGTGCGGGCCCACCTGTGGCGCCCGCGGGGCGAAGCGCGGGCCGGCGATGGCGCTGAACTCCAGCGCTGCGCCGATGCCTGTCAGGCTCGCGGCGCCGTCGACATAGCCGCGTTTGGTGGCGCTTTTGTACTGCTGCTGAGCGACGAGCGTGACGGCGCTTTCATGCTGGCCAACGACCGCTTGGGCATTTGTCCGGTCTACTACGTGGCCGGCAATGACCGCCTGTGCTTCGCCAGTGACGCCGATGCGCTCGCAGGCTGCCATGACTTCCACCGCGAATTCGATCCGCAGGCGATTTACGACTACGTCTTCTTTCACTGCATTCCGAGCCCGCGCACCATCTACCGCGGTATGCGCAAGCTCGAGCCGGCCAGTGTCCTCAGCGGAAACGGCGCGAACGTCGACGTTCAACCCTATTGGATGCCGCACTTCGCGTCGTTCGACCGTGCCCCCGGCGAGCAGGCCGCTGCACTGGTCGAATGTCTGTCTGCGGCAGTGGGAGCGCGCATTCAACCCGCCAGTGGCGCGTTCTTGAGCGGTGGCCTGGACAGTTCCACCGTGGCCGGCCTTCTTGCCGGACATGAGGCCGGCGCACGCACCTTCACCATCGGTTTCGATGCGGATGGCTACGACGAGTCCGGCTATGCGCGAATTGCCGCCCGTCATTTTGGCACGGTCCATCACGAATACTTCGTCACGCCCAAGGATGTGTGCGAATCGCTGCCGGGCATTGCCAGCAGCTACGGAGAACCATTCGGCAACTCGTCCGTGATCCCGACGTTCCATTGCGCGCGTTTCGCGCGCGAGCACGGTATCGAAACCATGCTGGCCGGCGATGGCGGAGACGAACTGTTTGCCGGTAACACGCGTTATGTCGATCAGAACGTGTTCGAGCGCTATTTCAAGGTGCCGGCGGTGCTGCGCGGGTTTCTCGAACTCGGCTACCGGCTGCTGCCGGTGCTGTCGCGGCTGCCCGTGGCGGGCAAGGGCGCGCGCTACATCGAGCAGGCCAAGATGGGCCTGCCGGACCGCCTGCAGTCCTACAACTTCCTGAACCGGTTCGACCCGCACAACGTGTTCGAAAGCGACTGGCTGAGCGCCATTGACAGGCAGTCGCCATGGAAGGCGTGGCGGGCCCGTTACCAAGCGCCGCTCGAGGCCGACGCCTTGCAGCGCATGCTTTATCTGGACTGGAAGTTCACCCTGGCGGATAACGATCTCGTCAAGGTCTCCCGCATGTGTGATCTCGCCGGTGTTGAAGTCTGCTATCCGATGCTGGACACGGCGGTGCTGGAGCTTTCGACCGCGATCAGCTCCGCCACGCTGCTTGCCGGCGGCAGACTGCGGGGGTTTTACAAGAGCGCGTTCGACTCCTTCCTGCCTGGCGAGATCATTACCAAGAAGAAACATGGTTTCGGGCTGCCTTTTGGCGTATGGATGCGTAATGATCTGGGCCTGCAGGCGCTGGTGGCCGATGCGTTCGCCGGCATGCGCAAACGCGCGATATTCGCGCCCCGTTTCCTGGACGACGCGCTGCGCCTGTTCCGCGAGGACGCTGCCGGCTATTACGGCGAACTGGTTTGGATAGTGACGATGCTGGAAATGTGGCTCGCCAGCCACGAGTAA
- a CDS encoding glycosyltransferase family 2 protein, whose translation MSTLLVLGYWLLAAMVVFPYIGYPLTLWLLIRLRGPYRPVESGDHLPGVTLIISAFNEAAVLDAKLNNARALDYPTDKLQIVVISDASDDGTDDIVLKHAAQDSRVVLHRQEERRGKTAGLNHGIEKANGEVVVFSDANAMYEAAAIRELVAPLADPKVGYVVGAAHYSDGDAGQAQHSEGLYWRYELAIKEMESAFGSVVGGDGAIYAIRRGLFWPLREDDINDFVNPLQIIAAGYRGVFNPKARCYEEGADSFGKEFKRKRRIVNRSWRAWRRYGAGVRNADNPAFLFQIVAHKIIRWFAMPLIALLAVVNLLLVVDGHAGIYLLSLLGLLLSAVLAVRGHQLNQRGEPQPKLVYLFYYFYLVNWAALLGIYDEFRGVRHSKWDHVRSATPASGEADRSAP comes from the coding sequence ATGAGCACCTTGCTCGTTCTGGGCTATTGGCTATTGGCGGCGATGGTGGTGTTTCCCTACATCGGCTATCCCCTGACGCTGTGGCTGTTGATCAGGCTGCGCGGCCCCTATCGCCCTGTCGAGTCGGGTGATCATCTGCCTGGCGTCACCTTGATCATTTCCGCCTTCAACGAGGCTGCGGTGCTCGATGCCAAGCTCAACAACGCCCGCGCGCTCGACTATCCCACGGACAAGCTGCAAATCGTGGTGATTTCCGACGCCAGCGACGACGGCACCGACGACATCGTACTCAAGCACGCCGCACAGGACTCGCGGGTCGTTCTGCATCGGCAGGAAGAAAGGCGCGGCAAGACCGCCGGACTCAATCACGGTATCGAAAAAGCCAATGGCGAAGTCGTGGTGTTCTCCGATGCCAACGCCATGTACGAAGCGGCGGCGATACGCGAACTGGTCGCGCCATTGGCCGATCCCAAGGTCGGATACGTGGTTGGCGCCGCGCACTACAGTGACGGTGACGCCGGCCAGGCCCAGCACAGCGAAGGCCTTTACTGGCGCTATGAACTGGCCATCAAGGAAATGGAATCGGCCTTCGGCTCGGTGGTCGGCGGCGATGGCGCCATCTATGCGATTCGCCGCGGACTCTTCTGGCCACTGCGCGAGGACGACATCAACGACTTCGTCAATCCTCTGCAAATCATTGCTGCCGGCTACCGCGGCGTGTTCAATCCCAAGGCGCGCTGCTACGAAGAAGGCGCCGATTCGTTCGGCAAGGAATTCAAACGCAAGCGCCGCATCGTCAACCGCAGCTGGCGCGCATGGCGGCGCTACGGTGCGGGCGTTCGAAATGCCGACAACCCGGCTTTCCTCTTCCAGATCGTGGCCCACAAGATCATTCGCTGGTTCGCGATGCCCCTGATCGCACTACTCGCCGTCGTCAACCTGCTGCTTGTCGTCGACGGCCACGCAGGCATCTACCTGTTGTCGCTGCTGGGGCTGCTGCTTTCGGCGGTGCTCGCGGTACGCGGACATCAACTGAACCAGCGCGGCGAACCCCAACCGAAGCTCGTCTATCTCTTCTATTACTTTTACCTGGTCAACTGGGCGGCACTGCTTGGCATCTATGACGAGTTCCGCGGCGTCCGACACAGCAAATGGGACCACGTTCGAAGTGCGACGCCTGCCTCCGGCGAAGCGGATCGGTCGGCCCCTTAG
- a CDS encoding glycosyltransferase, with protein MRDLVFVAYHFPPLRGSSGIQRTLSFARNLPRFGWRPHILTTTERAYEQVSAESLSLIPPGTSVYRACALDVKRHLAIGGRYPDFLAVPDRWLSWAVSGIVEGVKLARAVRPAAICSTYPIATAHIIGYGVSKLTGLPWVADLRDPMLQPGFPHGWLRRKSFGWIERLIVAHASRMVVTTPGAAEFYRQRYPQLPAERVVVIENGYDEEMFPEERAPDTVERSPGRVLTLLHSGIMYAHDRDPSQFFMALREVLAEASALPLRVRVILRAPGTEMQFAEMARQHGVGDFVEVAPAIPYREALKEMMAADALLIFQSRGCNHQIPAKAYEYLNAGRPIIGITDPEGDTGRLLLSQGVRAVAALEDKDAIKAMLRECLPSVRDNTTSLPSNEQVAKLSRRARTREFAQLLDEIAVAG; from the coding sequence ATGCGAGACCTAGTTTTCGTCGCCTATCACTTTCCGCCATTGCGCGGCAGCAGTGGCATCCAGCGAACCCTGTCCTTCGCGCGCAACCTGCCTCGTTTCGGTTGGAGACCGCATATTCTCACCACCACCGAGCGCGCCTACGAGCAGGTCAGTGCGGAAAGTCTGAGCCTCATTCCTCCGGGCACGTCGGTGTATCGCGCCTGTGCGCTGGACGTGAAGCGTCACCTCGCCATCGGTGGGCGCTATCCCGACTTTCTCGCCGTGCCCGATCGCTGGTTGAGCTGGGCGGTGTCGGGCATCGTCGAAGGCGTGAAACTGGCGCGCGCCGTGCGCCCGGCCGCCATCTGTTCGACCTATCCGATCGCCACCGCGCATATCATCGGCTACGGCGTCAGCAAGCTCACCGGCCTGCCATGGGTGGCCGATCTACGTGACCCCATGTTGCAACCTGGCTTTCCCCACGGCTGGCTGCGACGTAAATCGTTTGGTTGGATTGAGCGCTTGATCGTCGCCCACGCTAGCCGCATGGTCGTGACCACCCCTGGCGCCGCCGAGTTCTATCGACAGCGTTATCCGCAGCTGCCCGCTGAACGTGTCGTCGTGATTGAAAACGGCTACGACGAGGAGATGTTCCCCGAGGAGCGCGCGCCCGACACCGTCGAGCGCAGCCCCGGGCGCGTACTCACCCTGCTGCACAGCGGCATCATGTACGCTCACGACCGCGATCCGAGCCAGTTCTTCATGGCCCTGCGCGAGGTGCTGGCGGAAGCGAGCGCATTACCTCTGCGGGTACGCGTGATTCTGCGCGCGCCGGGCACGGAAATGCAGTTTGCCGAGATGGCACGGCAGCACGGCGTGGGAGATTTCGTCGAAGTCGCACCGGCTATCCCTTATCGCGAAGCACTGAAGGAAATGATGGCGGCCGATGCCTTGTTGATTTTCCAGTCCAGGGGCTGCAACCACCAGATCCCGGCCAAGGCCTATGAGTACCTTAACGCGGGCCGGCCCATCATCGGCATCACCGACCCCGAGGGCGACACCGGTCGGCTGCTGTTGTCGCAAGGCGTACGCGCCGTGGCCGCGCTAGAAGACAAGGACGCGATTAAAGCGATGCTCCGCGAGTGTCTGCCATCTGTGCGTGACAACACCACCTCGCTACCGAGCAACGAACAGGTGGCAAAACTTTCGCGTCGTGCGCGGACCCGCGAATTCGCCCAATTACTCGACGAGATTGCCGTAGCCGGATGA
- a CDS encoding tetratricopeptide repeat protein, with protein MMKPDWNRIEQWLAARRRGWRRGAGAAVLLLAAQQASALEFVPSDLEWGAWPTYCKARYMVSGAGSESRYAGKVSRATIDEWELKLKPVWYGLHHYCAGIHLFARATREKEKRFARSGFERVASEASFSLARASESHPFYSTILTLRGRAYFELGQFDNAKLDFARAIQLHPEVSDPYAAWGLLLRRSGHPTEARETLERGIESTKGGTAELHYLLGIVLLDAKDYDGALEHAKIAYKKGYPLPGLKRKLKNAGHWKD; from the coding sequence ATGATGAAGCCAGATTGGAACAGGATTGAACAATGGTTGGCGGCGCGCCGTCGCGGTTGGCGGCGTGGTGCTGGCGCAGCCGTGCTGTTGCTCGCGGCGCAACAGGCATCTGCGCTCGAATTCGTGCCGAGCGACCTGGAGTGGGGTGCCTGGCCGACGTACTGCAAGGCCCGCTACATGGTGTCGGGCGCCGGTTCAGAGTCGCGCTACGCGGGCAAAGTGTCACGCGCCACGATCGATGAGTGGGAGCTCAAGCTCAAGCCGGTCTGGTACGGACTGCATCATTATTGCGCCGGCATTCACTTGTTTGCCCGCGCGACCCGCGAGAAAGAGAAGCGTTTCGCGCGCAGTGGCTTCGAGCGCGTCGCGAGCGAAGCGAGCTTTTCGCTGGCACGCGCAAGCGAATCGCATCCCTTCTATTCGACGATACTGACCTTGCGCGGTCGCGCTTATTTCGAATTGGGGCAGTTCGATAACGCCAAGCTGGATTTTGCCCGCGCGATCCAATTGCACCCGGAGGTGTCTGATCCCTACGCGGCCTGGGGGCTGCTGTTACGTCGCTCCGGGCACCCGACTGAAGCGCGCGAGACTCTCGAGCGCGGCATTGAGAGCACCAAGGGTGGCACCGCCGAATTGCACTATTTGCTTGGTATCGTGCTGCTGGATGCCAAGGACTACGACGGCGCGCTCGAGCACGCCAAGATCGCTTACAAAAAGGGCTACCCATTGCCCGGACTTAAACGGAAGTTGAAGAACGCTGGTCACTGGAAGGACTAG
- a CDS encoding glycosyltransferase, exosortase A system-associated, which produces MKILHVLDHSLPHYDGYAFRSWEIIRFQRALGMETVHVTSPKHAGSKGGVEQAEGLEFFRTAMPGGIYTLPILDQVGVVRALKKRVAEIVETTRPQLIHVHSPSLNGLAAIGVARQAGIPILYEVRSFWEDAAVDAGSCTEGDLRYTLTRASETHVVRRVDHVVPICRGIADDLKARGVADSKMTVVQNSVDFARFSTELHYDAELASRYGLKRGHTLGFAGSFFTFEGLAVLIDAMAILRRSNPDYRLLLVGDGVERAELEARAAAAGVSGEVIFTGRVPHADIEKFYGIMDVLVYPRTPMRLTELVTPLKPLEAMAYGKAVLASDVGGHRELMKHEQTALLFQAGSAPALAAAADRLLSDSGLQQALRGRARAHVEQNHNWVNTVKKYVGVYERLVGGRP; this is translated from the coding sequence ATGAAGATTCTCCACGTTCTCGATCACTCCCTGCCGCACTACGATGGCTACGCGTTCCGTTCCTGGGAGATCATCCGCTTCCAGCGCGCCCTCGGCATGGAGACGGTGCACGTCACCTCCCCCAAGCATGCGGGAAGCAAGGGCGGCGTCGAACAGGCCGAGGGCCTGGAGTTCTTCAGGACGGCAATGCCCGGCGGCATCTACACGCTTCCCATCCTGGACCAGGTCGGCGTGGTGCGCGCACTAAAGAAGCGCGTCGCGGAGATTGTGGAGACCACCCGGCCGCAGCTGATTCATGTCCACTCGCCGTCCTTGAATGGCTTGGCGGCCATCGGCGTGGCCCGCCAGGCTGGTATTCCCATCCTTTACGAGGTGCGGTCGTTCTGGGAAGACGCGGCCGTCGATGCGGGCAGTTGCACGGAAGGCGACCTGCGCTACACCTTGACCCGCGCCAGCGAAACGCATGTGGTGCGACGGGTCGATCACGTGGTGCCGATCTGTCGGGGTATCGCCGACGATCTGAAAGCGCGCGGCGTCGCAGACAGCAAGATGACGGTGGTGCAGAACTCGGTCGATTTCGCGCGCTTCAGCACCGAGCTTCACTATGACGCCGAACTCGCGAGCCGTTACGGGCTCAAGCGCGGACACACCCTGGGTTTCGCCGGCTCGTTCTTCACTTTCGAAGGCCTCGCGGTGCTCATCGACGCGATGGCGATACTGCGGCGGAGCAATCCGGACTATCGGCTGCTGCTGGTCGGCGATGGCGTCGAACGGGCCGAACTCGAAGCGCGGGCGGCGGCGGCCGGCGTGAGCGGTGAAGTCATATTCACCGGGCGCGTGCCGCACGCCGACATCGAAAAGTTCTACGGCATCATGGATGTCCTGGTCTATCCGCGTACTCCGATGCGCCTGACCGAACTGGTGACGCCGCTCAAACCCCTCGAAGCCATGGCCTACGGCAAGGCGGTCCTAGCCTCGGATGTCGGTGGACACCGGGAACTGATGAAGCATGAACAGACCGCGCTGCTGTTCCAGGCGGGCTCGGCCCCGGCCTTGGCGGCCGCCGCCGATCGCCTGCTGTCCGACAGCGGGCTGCAACAAGCTCTGCGGGGCCGGGCGCGGGCTCACGTCGAACAGAACCACAACTGGGTCAATACCGTGAAGAAATACGTGGGCGTCTACGAGCGCCTTGTCGGCGGCCGTCCATGA